The following proteins come from a genomic window of Oncorhynchus masou masou isolate Uvic2021 chromosome 25, UVic_Omas_1.1, whole genome shotgun sequence:
- the LOC135513458 gene encoding uncharacterized protein LOC135513458, producing the protein MISQPPQNRQPRLHRNPNPAATEPPTQPPQNPQPRRHRTPNPAATEPPTQPPQNPPTQPPQNHQPSRRRTPNPAAAEPPTQPPQNPQPSRHRTTNPAATEPPTQPPQNHQPRRHRTPNPAATEPPTQPPQNPQPRRHRTPNQAVTEPPTPPPQNPQPRRHRTPNPAATEPPTPPPLNPQPSRHRTPNPAATEPPTKLSQNPQPSCHRTPNPTATEPPTKLSQNPQPSRHRTSCHRTPNPAANELPTQLPQNPQPSCHRTPNPANIELPTKLSQNLQPRHHRTPNPAATEPVATEPPTPPTPNSQPSCHRTPIQPPQNPQPSRHRTPNPAATEPPTPPPQNPQPSHHRTPNPAATEPPTKPSQNLQPRRHRTSCHRTPNPANTELPTQPPQNPQPNRHRSPNPAVTEPPTPPPQNPQTRRHRTPNPAATEPPTPPPQNPQPRRHRTPNPAATEPPTKLSQNPQPRRHRTPHPAATEPPTPPPQNPQPRRHRTPNPAATEPPTPPPQNPQPSRRRTPNPAAAEPPTQPP; encoded by the coding sequence ATGATATCCCAGCCACCACAGAACCGCCAACCCCGCCTCCACAGAAACCCCAACCCAGCCGCCACAGAACCCCCAACCCAGCCGCCACAGAACCCCCAACCCCGCCGCCACAGAACCCCCAACCCAGCCGCCACAGAACCCCCAACCCAGCCGCCACAGAACCCCCCAACCCAGCCGCCGCAGAACCACCAACCCAGCCGCCGCAGAACCCCCAACCCAGCCGCCGCAGAACCACCAACCCAGCCGCCACAGAACCCCCAACCCAGCCGCCACAGAACCACCAACCCAGCCGCCACAGAACCCCCAACCCAGCCGCCACAGAACCACCAACCCCGCCGCCACAGAACCCCCAACCCAGCCGCCACAGAACCCCCAACCCAGCCGCCACAGAACCCCCAACCCCGCCGCCACAGAACCCCCAACCAAGCTGTCACAGAACCCCCAACCCCGCCGCCACAGAACCCCCAACCCCGCCGCCACAGAACCCCCAACCCCGCCGCCACAGAACCCCCAACCCCGCCGCCACTGAACCCCCAACCCAGCCGCCACAGAACCCCCAACCCCGCCGCCACAGAACCCCCAACCAAGCTGTCACAGAACCCCCAACCAAGCTGTCACAGAACCCCCAACCCCACCGCCACAGAACCCCCAACCAAGCTGTCACAGAACCCCCAACCCAGCCGCCACAGAACCAGTTGCCACAGAACCCCCAACCCCGCCGCCAACGAACTCCCAACCCAGCTGCCACAGAACCCCCAACCAAGCTGTCACAGAACCCCCAACCCCGCCAACATCGAACTCCCAACCAAGCTGTCACAGAACCTCCAACCCCGCCACCACAGAACCCCCAACCCAGCCGCCACAGAACCAGTTGCCACAGAACCCCCAACCCCGCCAACACCGAACTCCCAACCCAGCTGCCACAGAACCCCAATCCAACCGCCACAGAACCCCCAACCCAGCCGCCACAGAACCCCCAACCCCGCCGCCACAGAACCCCCAACCCCGCCGCCACAGAACCCCCAACCCAGCCACCACAGAACCCCCAACCCAGCCGCCACAGAACCCCCAACCAAGCCGTCACAGAACCTCCAACCCCGCCGCCACAGAACCAGTTGCCACAGAACCCCCAACCCCGCCAACACCGAACTCCCAACCCAGCCGCCACAGAACCCCCAACCCAACCGCCACAGATCCCCCAACCCAGCCGTCACAGAACCCCCAACCCCGCCGCCACAGAACCCCCAAACCCGCCGCCACAGAACCCCCAACCCCGCCGCCACAGAACCCCCCACCCCGCCGCCACAGAACCCCCAACCCCGCCGCCACAGAACCCCCAACCCAGCCGCCACAGAACCCCCAACCAAGCTGTCACAGAACCCCCAACCCCGCCGCCACAGAACCCCCCACCCCGCCGCCACAGAACCCCCAACCCCGCCGCCACAGAACCCCCAACCCCGCCGTCACAGAACCCCCAACCCAGCCGCCACAGAACCCCCAACCCCGCCGCCACAGAACCCCCAACCCAGCCGCCGCAGAACCCCCAACCCAGCCGCCGCAGAACCCCCAACCCAGCCGCCATAG